AATTACACTTGCTCCACTTGTCGTAGTATTGGGTTTTGCTTTAGGATTTGTAGCTATTCTTTATAAACCTAAAAACAACAAAGCAGACTAATAAGAATGAATTATTTTGAAGCCATTATCCTTGCTATCGTTGAAGGATTAACCGAATACTTACCTATTTCGTCAACCGCCCACATGGGCTTTACTGCCGCCCTTATGGGGATGGAGGAAAGCGAATATTTAAAGATGTTCCAGGTGTCTATACAGTTTGGAGCCATTCTTTCCATTGTCGTATTATACTGGAGAAAATTCTTCGACCTAAAGAATCTAAATCTATATCTTAAATTAGCCATTGCAGTAATTCCAGCCTTGGTGTTAGGTAAATTATTCGATGATAAAATCGAAGCCGTATTAGGCAATCAGGTAGCGATTTCAGCAGTATTAGTATTAGGTGGTGTTATCCTGTTATTCGTCGACAAATGGTTTAAGAACCCAACAATAACCGACGAGAAGCAAATTCCTATTAAAAAAGCATTAATCATCGGTTTCTGGCAATGTTTGGCGATGATGCCAGGTACATCCCGCTCCGCAGCATCTATCATTGGTGGTCTGACACAGGGTTTGGATCGTAAAGCAGCAGCAGAATTCTCTTTCTTCCTTGCTGTACCAACCATGCTTGCCGTAACGGTTTACTCTATCTTCGTTAAAACATGGGGCGAAGGAACAGCACAAGCGCAAAAGGGATACGAGATGATCATGGCAAGCAATGAAAATATTATCGTATTCATTATTGGAAACGTCGTTGCCTTCGTTGTCGCGATGATCGCCGTGAAAACATTCATCAGCGTATTGACAAAATATGGTTTCAAATTCTGGGGCTGGTATAGAATCATCATCGGTATCTTTTTATTGGTATTCTTCTGGAACCAACAATAAAAATGACGAATCAACATATACAGGATAGCCGCTAAACAGCGGCTATTGTTGTTTTGGATGGATAAGATTAACTAGGCATCCTTACTCCTTTCTATAATTATGGTAAAAAAATGCGCCCCCTATCCTAACATTCATCTATCCTGACATACATCCCACAATTAAATCGGATACATCCGAATAATATTCTTATTTTTGCAGAAAATTTGAAGTTTCCTAAACGAAAATTGTCATTTTACTTATATCCAAATACGACAACAAACAGAACAATAATCAGGAAGCCGATAAAGAAACGGAATGGAGAACACGAGTAAATTAAAAGAGCATAC
The DNA window shown above is from Sphingobacterium hotanense and carries:
- a CDS encoding undecaprenyl-diphosphate phosphatase, translated to MNYFEAIILAIVEGLTEYLPISSTAHMGFTAALMGMEESEYLKMFQVSIQFGAILSIVVLYWRKFFDLKNLNLYLKLAIAVIPALVLGKLFDDKIEAVLGNQVAISAVLVLGGVILLFVDKWFKNPTITDEKQIPIKKALIIGFWQCLAMMPGTSRSAASIIGGLTQGLDRKAAAEFSFFLAVPTMLAVTVYSIFVKTWGEGTAQAQKGYEMIMASNENIIVFIIGNVVAFVVAMIAVKTFISVLTKYGFKFWGWYRIIIGIFLLVFFWNQQ